In Xanthocytophaga agilis, a genomic segment contains:
- a CDS encoding tetratricopeptide repeat-containing sensor histidine kinase, producing MPEDTNKVEVLRLLFNEYRYSDHEQARIIAQEELRLSLQLKYTLGEASAYRHLGISYAHKGKSVQAIEYYLKAIPLYERIHESFFVGACYNNIGSVYMDLKEWDKAQSNLFKAINIWKPLSDGPEGTCIALSNLGDIYLEQKQYAHALQMYEQSLEIAQQLKLSWLIAGTQTSIGNVYIRQKEYKKATSYLTKASVIAEQNHSNSILTQIYYYQSEISLANNQLQNALAQAFEALSFTKKTKSSRWQVKCYKQLAHIFTLQENYKQGVHFQDLYISLNDSLNNVQQALQIEKLQYNYQLEKKDLINQSLLKDKKLKEEEFDRNTTRRRFILGLLLLFIATTVFYRITYKRQKKMNQTMALQQQEIEAQNEEIRSQNDQISIQREDLTKANAALNKLFNIIAHDLRAPFRSIEGTITLFEEELLDPQEMQTVVQKLGAQVSKSSELLDKLLIWSKSQLEGFQVNPKTFDIAEVIHRSTEILEIQASQKKISITTEIESSLKGYADPDMIETILRNLVSNAIKFCEKNDTIRICAILKESHISISVHDTGQGMDEDVRKKILNPTSFYSTLGTSGEKGTGLGIHLCLEFLALNNGHLHIESIPGEGSVFTFTLPRDKNKVYEASFC from the coding sequence ATGCCAGAAGATACCAACAAAGTAGAGGTGCTTCGGCTATTATTTAATGAATACCGTTATTCCGACCATGAACAGGCTAGAATAATTGCTCAGGAAGAATTACGTTTATCATTGCAACTAAAATATACTTTAGGAGAAGCCTCAGCCTACCGACATCTCGGAATTTCCTATGCACATAAAGGTAAAAGTGTTCAAGCTATTGAATATTACCTAAAAGCTATTCCTTTATATGAACGAATACATGAGTCATTTTTTGTAGGTGCTTGCTATAACAACATAGGAAGTGTATACATGGATCTGAAAGAATGGGATAAGGCTCAAAGTAACTTATTCAAAGCCATCAATATATGGAAACCTTTATCAGATGGCCCTGAAGGAACATGTATAGCCTTATCTAACCTTGGAGATATCTACCTTGAGCAAAAACAGTATGCGCATGCTTTGCAAATGTATGAACAGTCACTGGAAATAGCTCAGCAACTAAAACTCTCTTGGTTGATAGCAGGCACTCAAACCAGTATTGGCAATGTATATATTCGTCAAAAAGAATATAAAAAAGCAACCAGTTATCTTACTAAAGCATCAGTAATAGCAGAGCAAAATCATAGTAATTCAATACTTACTCAGATATACTATTATCAAAGCGAAATTTCTCTTGCGAACAATCAACTCCAAAATGCGTTAGCTCAAGCTTTTGAGGCCTTATCATTCACAAAAAAGACAAAGTCCAGCCGATGGCAGGTAAAATGTTACAAACAGCTGGCTCACATATTTACATTACAGGAGAATTACAAACAAGGAGTACATTTTCAGGATCTGTATATTTCTTTGAATGATAGCCTAAATAATGTCCAACAAGCACTCCAGATTGAAAAATTACAATACAATTATCAACTGGAAAAGAAAGACCTTATTAATCAGTCTTTGTTAAAGGACAAAAAGCTTAAAGAAGAAGAGTTTGATCGTAATACGACAAGGCGTAGGTTTATTCTGGGATTACTCCTACTGTTTATTGCAACTACAGTCTTCTATCGCATTACCTACAAACGTCAGAAAAAGATGAATCAGACGATGGCTCTGCAACAACAGGAGATAGAAGCGCAAAATGAAGAAATCAGATCCCAAAATGATCAGATTTCTATTCAAAGAGAAGACCTTACAAAAGCAAATGCAGCCCTCAATAAACTATTCAATATTATTGCACATGATTTACGTGCCCCATTCCGGTCTATTGAAGGTACCATCACTTTATTTGAAGAAGAATTGCTAGACCCTCAGGAAATGCAGACTGTTGTTCAGAAACTGGGTGCACAAGTAAGCAAATCTTCAGAATTATTGGATAAATTATTGATCTGGTCCAAAAGTCAGCTTGAAGGCTTTCAGGTAAACCCTAAAACATTTGATATAGCGGAAGTTATACATAGAAGTACTGAAATATTGGAAATCCAAGCTAGCCAGAAAAAAATCAGCATTACGACCGAGATAGAATCTTCCTTAAAAGGCTATGCAGATCCTGATATGATTGAAACTATTCTACGTAATCTAGTTAGTAATGCTATCAAGTTCTGCGAAAAAAATGATACAATCCGAATTTGTGCAATCTTGAAAGAAAGTCATATTTCTATATCTGTCCACGATACAGGACAAGGCATGGATGAAGATGTCAGAAAGAAAATATTAAATCCTACAAGTTTTTATTCTACGTTGGGCACATCGGGAGAGAAAGGTACAGGACTTGGAATACATCTTTGTCTGGAATTCCTGGCATTAAATAATGGCCATTTGCATATTGAAAGTATACCAGGAGAAGGCAGTGTATTTACCTTTACCCTACCACGAGATAAAAATAAAGTATACGAAGCCAGCTTTTGCTAA
- a CDS encoding bile acid:sodium symporter family protein, with protein sequence MSNSPTGFQKITAILQKAGLDGFLLALLSMIGLAYLFPYPGTKDSPFHLDEIANYGVSLIFFFYGLRLSPEKLKAGLSNWRLHTLIHFTTFILFPCLILCLQSLFKAQHGAVLWLAIFYLATLPSTVSSSVVMVSIAGGNMPAAIFNASISSLLGVFITPLWMSSFLNANSGEYHLGDVIAKLALQVLLPVVLGVLLHSRWGEFAEKNKQKLRMMDQTIILMIVYTSFCESFSEGIFHSYTLIDIFLLGVGMLALFFLVFSVVHLISKLLKFSPEDRITALFCGSKKSLVHGTVMSKVLFPDVAMAGIMLLPLMLYHALQLLVASIIAQSIARSREDKNKKAA encoded by the coding sequence ATGAGTAATTCCCCTACAGGCTTTCAGAAAATAACCGCTATTCTGCAAAAAGCTGGATTGGACGGTTTTTTGCTAGCACTGCTGTCAATGATTGGCTTGGCCTATCTGTTTCCTTATCCAGGTACCAAAGATAGCCCATTTCATCTGGATGAGATAGCAAATTATGGTGTGTCGTTGATTTTTTTCTTTTATGGTTTGCGTCTAAGCCCAGAAAAATTAAAAGCAGGATTAAGCAACTGGCGGTTACACACACTTATACACTTTACTACGTTTATACTTTTTCCCTGCCTGATTCTATGTTTGCAAAGCCTTTTTAAGGCTCAGCATGGAGCGGTGCTGTGGCTGGCTATATTCTATCTGGCTACTCTTCCTTCTACTGTTTCTTCTTCTGTTGTTATGGTATCAATTGCTGGAGGTAATATGCCGGCAGCTATTTTCAATGCCAGCATTTCAAGTTTACTGGGTGTATTTATTACCCCTTTGTGGATGAGTTCCTTCCTGAACGCCAATTCTGGAGAGTATCATTTAGGTGATGTGATTGCTAAGTTGGCTTTACAAGTATTATTACCTGTTGTATTAGGCGTATTGTTACATTCCCGATGGGGAGAGTTTGCTGAGAAGAATAAGCAAAAGCTTCGTATGATGGATCAGACCATTATTCTGATGATTGTCTATACTTCATTTTGCGAATCTTTTTCTGAAGGAATCTTCCATAGTTATACGTTGATAGATATTTTTCTGTTGGGAGTAGGCATGCTGGCTTTATTCTTCCTGGTATTTTCTGTAGTACATCTAATTAGCAAGTTATTGAAATTTTCGCCAGAAGACCGGATTACTGCTTTATTTTGCGGCTCAAAGAAATCACTGGTACATGGTACCGTTATGTCTAAAGTATTATTTCCGGATGTAGCAATGGCTGGCATTATGCTGTTGCCATTGATGCTTTACCATGCTTTACAATTGTTGGTAGCAAGTATTATAGCACAATCAATTGCTAGAAGTAGGGAAGATAAAAATAAAAAAGCTGCTTAA
- a CDS encoding MFS transporter: MENKATSKEKKFTSYQIFIIAILAILQFSIILDFMVLSPLGAQLMKELTISTEQFGWVVSAYAFSAGASGLLAAGFADKFDRKKLLLFFYAGFIIGTLFCGMAPDYPALLAARVVTGIFGGVIGSIGFAIITDLFPLEVRGQVMGFVQMAFASSQVMGIPVGLYLANHLGWHSPFLMIVGISILIWIAVFLYMQPIDVHLKNRSDKNPFLHLAHTVSQPEYLKAFAATALLATGGFMLMPFGSAFSVHNLGLSLDDLPMIYMVTGICAMIAGPVVGKISDKIGKYKMFCIGSAISSVMIFIYCHLGITPLWTVIPINVILFVGISSRMISSSALVSAVPLPQDRGAFMGINSSIQQISGGIASAVAGLIVFQPSENAPLEHYDLLSYVVIGSILVTVAMMYMIHIYVARKLAMVPVPKPAL, from the coding sequence ATGGAAAATAAAGCTACATCTAAGGAAAAAAAATTTACCAGCTATCAGATATTTATTATCGCCATACTAGCTATTCTTCAGTTTTCAATTATTCTGGATTTTATGGTGCTGTCACCTTTGGGTGCACAGCTAATGAAAGAGCTTACTATTTCGACCGAGCAATTTGGCTGGGTTGTCTCTGCCTATGCTTTTAGTGCAGGTGCTTCCGGATTACTGGCTGCAGGATTTGCAGATAAGTTTGATCGTAAAAAATTACTCCTGTTCTTTTATGCTGGTTTTATTATCGGAACGCTATTTTGTGGAATGGCACCTGATTATCCGGCTCTCTTGGCTGCTCGTGTTGTTACAGGCATTTTCGGTGGAGTAATAGGATCTATCGGGTTTGCTATTATTACAGACTTATTTCCATTGGAAGTGAGAGGACAGGTAATGGGATTTGTACAAATGGCATTTGCGTCCAGTCAGGTTATGGGTATCCCTGTGGGTTTGTATCTGGCCAATCACCTGGGATGGCATTCGCCCTTTTTAATGATTGTAGGAATAAGTATATTGATATGGATCGCTGTGTTTTTATATATGCAGCCAATAGACGTCCATTTAAAAAATCGGTCAGACAAGAACCCATTCCTACATCTGGCCCATACAGTCTCACAACCTGAATATCTGAAAGCATTTGCTGCTACAGCTCTTCTGGCAACAGGTGGATTTATGCTTATGCCATTTGGAAGCGCATTCAGTGTGCATAATCTTGGGTTATCGCTGGATGATCTGCCTATGATTTATATGGTTACAGGTATCTGTGCCATGATAGCCGGACCCGTTGTTGGAAAAATCAGCGACAAAATTGGTAAGTATAAAATGTTTTGTATTGGTTCTGCCATAAGTAGTGTGATGATATTTATTTATTGTCATTTAGGAATTACTCCTTTGTGGACAGTTATTCCAATCAATGTGATTCTCTTTGTTGGAATCTCTTCCCGTATGATTTCTTCCTCTGCTTTGGTGAGTGCAGTGCCCTTACCTCAGGATAGAGGTGCTTTTATGGGTATCAACTCTTCTATACAGCAGATTTCAGGAGGAATAGCCTCTGCTGTGGCAGGTTTAATCGTTTTTCAACCATCGGAGAATGCTCCTTTAGAACATTATGATCTTTTAAGTTATGTAGTGATTGGTTCTATTCTGGTTACAGTAGCTATGATGTATATGATTCATATATATGTTGCCAGGAAGCTGGCAATGGTTCCGGTGCCAAAACCTGCTTTGTAG
- a CDS encoding TetR/AcrR family transcriptional regulator, with translation MRTRDENKESIVKVKALEMLVNEGFDGFSMQKLAKAAGVSPATLYIYYKDKDDLIVKLGIEEGKKMIAATFENFSPEMPFAEGLRVQWYNRVRYCMEQGISTCFFEQAKHSPYRDKISASITEDFKEVMGKFIQNAIENKELVTVPVEVFWSVAFAPLYNLIRFHQNGKNMGNRDFSLTDDYIEQTLTLVIKALKP, from the coding sequence ATGAGAACAAGAGACGAAAATAAAGAAAGCATAGTAAAGGTAAAAGCATTAGAAATGCTTGTGAATGAGGGTTTTGATGGGTTTAGTATGCAGAAGCTGGCTAAAGCAGCTGGAGTATCGCCTGCTACTCTCTACATTTATTATAAGGATAAAGATGATCTGATTGTAAAGTTGGGGATAGAAGAAGGAAAGAAAATGATTGCCGCCACATTTGAGAACTTTTCTCCTGAGATGCCATTTGCAGAAGGATTACGAGTTCAGTGGTATAACCGGGTTCGGTATTGTATGGAGCAGGGTATTTCAACCTGTTTCTTTGAGCAGGCTAAGCATTCCCCTTATAGAGATAAAATAAGTGCATCTATTACAGAAGATTTTAAAGAAGTGATGGGGAAGTTTATACAGAATGCGATAGAGAACAAAGAATTAGTCACTGTGCCTGTTGAAGTGTTTTGGTCTGTAGCGTTTGCCCCACTTTATAATCTGATCCGATTTCACCAAAATGGTAAGAATATGGGGAACCGGGATTTTAGCTTAACGGATGATTATATTGAACAGACGCTTACCTTGGTCATAAAGGCATTAAAACCATAA
- a CDS encoding type III pantothenate kinase yields MNLVIDIGNSSAKIGYFGADSSHYIYKRVDPSELPAIATEMKPDFILISSVTGDAETWKETLSDITPAIWVLNSQLPLPFTNHYKTPHTLGTDRIASVAGAQALYPNQSSLVIDAGTCIKYEWLENGTDYRGGSISPGLHMRFQAMHTFTRKLPLLEPTPEVFLTGTTTLEAMQSGVIKGMTAEIEGIIEQYKQQYSVSNVIICGGDAHFFERQLKTPIFVVSELVLIGLNHILNHTIDNLKRY; encoded by the coding sequence ATGAATCTGGTTATTGATATTGGTAATTCTTCTGCAAAAATAGGTTATTTCGGAGCAGACTCTTCTCACTATATATATAAGAGGGTTGATCCCAGCGAATTACCAGCAATAGCAACGGAGATGAAGCCCGACTTTATATTAATCTCATCCGTTACAGGAGATGCTGAAACATGGAAAGAAACTCTTTCAGATATAACTCCTGCTATTTGGGTTCTGAACAGTCAGTTGCCGTTGCCATTTACCAATCATTATAAAACTCCACACACACTTGGAACAGACCGGATAGCCTCAGTGGCTGGAGCTCAGGCACTCTATCCTAATCAATCCAGTCTGGTTATTGATGCTGGTACATGTATTAAATATGAATGGCTGGAAAATGGCACAGATTATAGAGGAGGAAGTATATCACCTGGATTACATATGCGCTTTCAAGCCATGCATACGTTTACTCGTAAATTACCCTTGTTGGAACCAACCCCAGAGGTATTTCTTACAGGTACTACTACACTGGAAGCAATGCAAAGTGGCGTGATCAAGGGTATGACAGCAGAAATTGAAGGTATTATTGAACAATACAAACAGCAATATTCTGTTAGTAATGTAATTATTTGTGGGGGGGATGCACATTTTTTTGAAAGGCAGCTTAAAACTCCGATATTTGTTGTTTCGGAATTAGTTCTGATTGGTTTAAATCATATTCTAAATCATACTATTGACAACTTAAAGAGATACTAA
- the lptC gene encoding LPS export ABC transporter periplasmic protein LptC: protein MKNTLTKSKILTLGLVFCVLMTSCEEEAPAQQTGKYKGPKREEDNMELIMTDSARLSVRLQAPKLLVMQNEDQHFTKGIFIEFYNKNGIKTTTLRANKGVQYRATNVHIALGNVIVTNLEKNQTLKTERLDWNPDTKKLYTDKFVTIITPEERIEGTGLEAKQDFSSYKMRKISGVFSVDQ, encoded by the coding sequence ATGAAAAATACACTAACAAAAAGCAAAATACTGACCCTGGGGTTGGTATTTTGTGTTTTAATGACTTCCTGTGAAGAAGAGGCTCCTGCCCAGCAAACAGGCAAATACAAAGGGCCTAAACGGGAAGAGGATAACATGGAGCTGATTATGACAGATTCGGCCCGATTAAGTGTTCGGTTGCAGGCACCTAAATTATTGGTTATGCAAAACGAGGATCAGCATTTTACCAAAGGAATCTTTATTGAATTTTATAATAAAAATGGTATTAAAACTACTACACTACGAGCCAATAAGGGCGTTCAATATCGGGCAACTAATGTACATATTGCGCTTGGGAATGTAATAGTTACCAATCTGGAAAAGAATCAGACATTGAAAACAGAACGCCTTGATTGGAATCCAGATACTAAAAAACTATACACAGATAAGTTTGTTACAATTATTACTCCAGAAGAGCGGATAGAAGGAACAGGTCTGGAAGCAAAGCAGGATTTTAGTTCTTATAAAATGCGTAAAATTTCAGGAGTCTTTTCAGTAGACCAATAA